Proteins encoded together in one Telopea speciosissima isolate NSW1024214 ecotype Mountain lineage chromosome 6, Tspe_v1, whole genome shotgun sequence window:
- the LOC122664295 gene encoding polynucleotide 3'-phosphatase ZDP isoform X2 — MAASKIVAEYAKSNRSSCKECSNSIAGGTLRLGLVSKDTRGFDIKKWHHFSCFPADSQHIFSAEKIQGFSTLKSSDQEALKKLEDSDGGEGNKKTHKESDVSEFVELGERNSKKLKLSTSSNEAELETALSISDVKIAFSISDVKTKYKDATLLPKWKAFQTIIFLERDDGLHDSSKIAAFDFDGCLANTSVKRIGPNEWKLLYPSIPEKLQSLYRDGYKLVIYTNESNIERWKNKRQLAVDSKLGRLNNFIEHVKVPIQVFVACGLGKTTGQTEDPFRKPKTGMWRIMEQQFNSGIPIDMDQSFYVGDAAGRVKDHSDADIKFAQALGLKFYVPEDYFGA; from the exons ATGGCTGCTTCGAAGATCGTTGCCGAGTATGCCAAGTCCAATCGATCTTCTTGCAAAGAATGCTCCAACTCCATCGCTGGGGGTACTCTGAGGTTAGGTTTGGTAAGCAAAGATACACGAGGGTTCGATATAAAGAAATGGCATCACTTCAGCTGTTTCCCAGCCGATTCTCAGCACATATTTTCTGCGGAGAAGATACAGGGTTTTTCGACATTGAAG AGTAGCGACCAGGAAGCATTGAAGAAATTGGAG GATTCTGATGGGGGCGAAGGAAATAAGAAGACTCATAAGGAATCAGACGTAA GTGAGTTTGTTGAACTCGGTGAAAGGAATTCCAAGAAGTTGAAG TTGTCTACATCCAGCAATGAAGCTGAGCTGGAGACCGCTTTATCTATTTCAGATGTGAAGATAGCTTTCTCTATTTCAGATGTGAAGACTAAGTACAAG GATGCAACATTACTACCTAAATGGAAGGCTTTCCAAACAATCATATTTCTTGAACGG GATGATGGTCTTCATGATTCAAGTAAAATTGCtgcttttgattttgatgggtGTCTCGCCAATACTTCTGTGAAAAG AATTGGCCCGAATGAATGGAAACTTCTGTATCCTTCAATACCAGAAAAGCTGCAGAGTTTGTACAGGGATGGCTACAAGCTG GTTATCTATACCAATGAATCCAACATTGAGCGTTGGAAGAATAAGAGACAGCTAGCTGTTGACTCTAAGCTTGGACGGCTCAACAATTTCATTGAGCATGTCAAAGTCCCAATTCAG GTTTTTGTTGCTTGTGGGTTGGGAAAAACTACTGGACAAACAGAAGATCCCTTTCGCAAGCCAAAAACAGGAATGTGGAGAATAATGGAGCAACAGTTCAACTCTGGCATCCCAATTGATATGGATCA ATCCTTTTATGTTGGTGACGCAGCTGGAAGAGTCAAAGATCATAGTGATGCAGATATCAAATTTGCTCAG GCACTTGGATTAAAGTTCTATGTTCCCGAGGACTATTTTGGTGCATAG
- the LOC122664295 gene encoding polynucleotide 3'-phosphatase ZDP isoform X1 codes for MAASKIVAEYAKSNRSSCKECSNSIAGGTLRLGLVSKDTRGFDIKKWHHFSCFPADSQHIFSAEKIQGFSTLKSSDQEALKKLEVGRDKQLKDSDGGEGNKKTHKESDVSEFVELGERNSKKLKLSTSSNEAELETALSISDVKIAFSISDVKTKYKDATLLPKWKAFQTIIFLERDDGLHDSSKIAAFDFDGCLANTSVKRIGPNEWKLLYPSIPEKLQSLYRDGYKLVIYTNESNIERWKNKRQLAVDSKLGRLNNFIEHVKVPIQVFVACGLGKTTGQTEDPFRKPKTGMWRIMEQQFNSGIPIDMDQSFYVGDAAGRVKDHSDADIKFAQALGLKFYVPEDYFGA; via the exons ATGGCTGCTTCGAAGATCGTTGCCGAGTATGCCAAGTCCAATCGATCTTCTTGCAAAGAATGCTCCAACTCCATCGCTGGGGGTACTCTGAGGTTAGGTTTGGTAAGCAAAGATACACGAGGGTTCGATATAAAGAAATGGCATCACTTCAGCTGTTTCCCAGCCGATTCTCAGCACATATTTTCTGCGGAGAAGATACAGGGTTTTTCGACATTGAAG AGTAGCGACCAGGAAGCATTGAAGAAATTGGAGGTTGGACGCGATAAACAATTGA AGGATTCTGATGGGGGCGAAGGAAATAAGAAGACTCATAAGGAATCAGACGTAA GTGAGTTTGTTGAACTCGGTGAAAGGAATTCCAAGAAGTTGAAG TTGTCTACATCCAGCAATGAAGCTGAGCTGGAGACCGCTTTATCTATTTCAGATGTGAAGATAGCTTTCTCTATTTCAGATGTGAAGACTAAGTACAAG GATGCAACATTACTACCTAAATGGAAGGCTTTCCAAACAATCATATTTCTTGAACGG GATGATGGTCTTCATGATTCAAGTAAAATTGCtgcttttgattttgatgggtGTCTCGCCAATACTTCTGTGAAAAG AATTGGCCCGAATGAATGGAAACTTCTGTATCCTTCAATACCAGAAAAGCTGCAGAGTTTGTACAGGGATGGCTACAAGCTG GTTATCTATACCAATGAATCCAACATTGAGCGTTGGAAGAATAAGAGACAGCTAGCTGTTGACTCTAAGCTTGGACGGCTCAACAATTTCATTGAGCATGTCAAAGTCCCAATTCAG GTTTTTGTTGCTTGTGGGTTGGGAAAAACTACTGGACAAACAGAAGATCCCTTTCGCAAGCCAAAAACAGGAATGTGGAGAATAATGGAGCAACAGTTCAACTCTGGCATCCCAATTGATATGGATCA ATCCTTTTATGTTGGTGACGCAGCTGGAAGAGTCAAAGATCATAGTGATGCAGATATCAAATTTGCTCAG GCACTTGGATTAAAGTTCTATGTTCCCGAGGACTATTTTGGTGCATAG
- the LOC122664295 gene encoding polynucleotide 3'-phosphatase ZDP isoform X3: MAASKIVAEYAKSNRSSCKECSNSIAGGTLRLGLVSKDTRGFDIKKWHHFSCFPADSQHIFSAEKIQGFSTLKSSDQEALKKLEVGRDKQLKDSDGGEGNKKTHKESDVSEFVELGERNSKKLKLSTSSNEAELETALSISDVKIAFSISDVKTKYKDATLLPKWKAFQTIIFLERDDGLHDSSKIAAFDFDGCLANTSVKRIGPNEWKLLYPSIPEKLQSLYRDGYKLVIYTNESNIERWKNKRQLAVDSKLGRLNNFIEHVKVPIQVFVACGLGKTTGQTEDPFRKPKTGMWRIMEQQFNSGIPIDMDHWKSQRS; the protein is encoded by the exons ATGGCTGCTTCGAAGATCGTTGCCGAGTATGCCAAGTCCAATCGATCTTCTTGCAAAGAATGCTCCAACTCCATCGCTGGGGGTACTCTGAGGTTAGGTTTGGTAAGCAAAGATACACGAGGGTTCGATATAAAGAAATGGCATCACTTCAGCTGTTTCCCAGCCGATTCTCAGCACATATTTTCTGCGGAGAAGATACAGGGTTTTTCGACATTGAAG AGTAGCGACCAGGAAGCATTGAAGAAATTGGAGGTTGGACGCGATAAACAATTGA AGGATTCTGATGGGGGCGAAGGAAATAAGAAGACTCATAAGGAATCAGACGTAA GTGAGTTTGTTGAACTCGGTGAAAGGAATTCCAAGAAGTTGAAG TTGTCTACATCCAGCAATGAAGCTGAGCTGGAGACCGCTTTATCTATTTCAGATGTGAAGATAGCTTTCTCTATTTCAGATGTGAAGACTAAGTACAAG GATGCAACATTACTACCTAAATGGAAGGCTTTCCAAACAATCATATTTCTTGAACGG GATGATGGTCTTCATGATTCAAGTAAAATTGCtgcttttgattttgatgggtGTCTCGCCAATACTTCTGTGAAAAG AATTGGCCCGAATGAATGGAAACTTCTGTATCCTTCAATACCAGAAAAGCTGCAGAGTTTGTACAGGGATGGCTACAAGCTG GTTATCTATACCAATGAATCCAACATTGAGCGTTGGAAGAATAAGAGACAGCTAGCTGTTGACTCTAAGCTTGGACGGCTCAACAATTTCATTGAGCATGTCAAAGTCCCAATTCAG GTTTTTGTTGCTTGTGGGTTGGGAAAAACTACTGGACAAACAGAAGATCCCTTTCGCAAGCCAAAAACAGGAATGTGGAGAATAATGGAGCAACAGTTCAACTCTGGCATCCCAATTGATATGGATCA CTGGAAGAGTCAAAGATCATAG
- the LOC122664293 gene encoding calcium-dependent protein kinase 1-like isoform X3, which translates to MGNCNGIQTEDNQLHPVVARTRSDIGRVLGRPMEDVRSTYIFDRELGRGQFGITYLVTHRETKEQYACKSIATRNLVSLDDIEGVRREVQIMHHLTGHCNIVELKGAYEDRRSVNLVMELCAGGELFDRIIAKGHYSEQAASALCRQIVTVVHNCHSMGVMHRDLKPENFLFLSTDEDSALKATDFGLSVFFKPGEVFNDLVGSAYYVAPEVLRRSYGAEADIWSAGVILYILLCGVPPFRGVNDRSTFSAILRGHVNFSSDPWPSISRSAKDLVKKMLWSDPKERLSAVEVLNHPWMREDGDASDRPIDIAVLTRMKQFRAMNELKKMALKVIAENLSEEKIMGLKEMFKSMDTDNNGTITFEELKVGISKLGTKLSESEVRQLMETADVDRNGTIDYTEFITATMHMNRMEKEDHLYTAFQYFDKDKNG; encoded by the exons ATGGGAAACTGCAACGGTATACAGACCGAGGACAATCAACTCCACCCA GTCGTTGCTCGTACTCGCTCAGACATCGGGCGCGTCCTTGGTCGTCCGATGGAAGATGTGCGATCTACATACATATTCGACCGTGAGCTTGGGCGTGGTCAGTTCGGGATTACCTATCTAGTCACTCACAGAGAGACGAAAGAGCAATACGCTTGTAAGTCGATCGCCACTCGAAATCTTGTGAGCCTTGACGACATCGAGGGCGTCCGTAGGGAGGTGCAGATCATGCACCACCTTACCGGTCACTGTAACATAGTGGAGTTGAAGGGGGCCTACGAGGATCGACGCTCGGTGAACTTGGTGATGGAGCTCTGTGCTGGTGGTGAGCTTTTCGATCGAATCATTGCCAAGGGGCATTACTCTGAGCAAGCTGCTTCTGCACTGTGTAGGCAGATTGTGACTGTTGTTCATAATTGCCACTCCATGGGGGTGATGCACCGGGATCTCAAACCAGAAAATTTCCTTTTCCTCAGCACAGACGAGGACTCGGCGTTGAAGGCAACAGATTTTGGCCTGTCAGTCTTCTTCAAGCCAG GAGAAGTGTTCAATGACCTTGTTGGAAGTGCATATTATGTGGCTCCTGAAGTGTTGAGAAGAAGTTATGGAGCTGAGGCTGATATTTGGAGTGCTGGTGTGATACTTTACATTCTTCTTTGTGGGGTCCCACCTTTTCGAGGAG tgaACGACCGGAGTACTTTTTCTGCTATTCTTCGGGGACATGTTAACTTCTCATCTGATCCATGGCCTTCCATATCCCGCAGTGCCAAAGATCTTGTGAAGAAGATGCTATGGTCTGATCCTAAGGAACGACTTTCTGCTGTCGAAGTTCTAA ACCACCCATGGATGCGAGAAGATGGAGATGCATCTGACAGACCAATTGATATTGCTGTCTTGACAAGAATGAAGCAGTTCAGGGCAATGAATGAACTGAAAAAAATGGCATTGAAG GTGATTGCAGAAAATCTTTCTGAAGAGAAGATCATGGGGTTGAAAGAGATGTTCAAATCCATGGACACAGATAATAATGGAACTATCACTTTTGAAGAATTGAAAGTGGGTATTTCAAAACTCGGTACCAAGCTTTCTGAGTCTGAAGTTAGGCAATTGATGGAGACG GCTGATGTTGATAGAAATGGGACTATTGACTATACTGAGTTTATAACAGCCACAATGCACATGAATAGAATGGAGAAAGAAGACCACCTGTATACTGCCTTTCAGTATTTTGACAAGGACAAGAACGGGTAA
- the LOC122664293 gene encoding calcium-dependent protein kinase 1-like isoform X2: MGNCNGIQTEDNQLHPVVARTRSDIGRVLGRPMEDVRSTYIFDRELGRGQFGITYLVTHRETKEQYACKSIATRNLVSLDDIEGVRREVQIMHHLTGHCNIVELKGAYEDRRSVNLVMELCAGGELFDRIIAKGHYSEQAASALCRQIVTVVHNCHSMGVMHRDLKPENFLFLSTDEDSALKATDFGLSVFFKPGEVFNDLVGSAYYVAPEVLRRSYGAEADIWSAGVILYILLCGVPPFRGVNDRSTFSAILRGHVNFSSDPWPSISRSAKDLVKKMLWSDPKERLSAVEVLNHPWMREDGDASDRPIDIAVLTRMKQFRAMNELKKMALKVIAENLSEEKIMGLKEMFKSMDTDNNGTITFEELKVGISKLGTKLSESEVRQLMETADVDRNGTIDYTEFITATMHMNRMEKEDHLYTAFQYFDKDKNGYITLEELEQALKEYNMVDENKLKEIIAEVDTDNDGRINYDEFVVMMRKRNPELVTNRRLKNLTT; this comes from the exons ATGGGAAACTGCAACGGTATACAGACCGAGGACAATCAACTCCACCCA GTCGTTGCTCGTACTCGCTCAGACATCGGGCGCGTCCTTGGTCGTCCGATGGAAGATGTGCGATCTACATACATATTCGACCGTGAGCTTGGGCGTGGTCAGTTCGGGATTACCTATCTAGTCACTCACAGAGAGACGAAAGAGCAATACGCTTGTAAGTCGATCGCCACTCGAAATCTTGTGAGCCTTGACGACATCGAGGGCGTCCGTAGGGAGGTGCAGATCATGCACCACCTTACCGGTCACTGTAACATAGTGGAGTTGAAGGGGGCCTACGAGGATCGACGCTCGGTGAACTTGGTGATGGAGCTCTGTGCTGGTGGTGAGCTTTTCGATCGAATCATTGCCAAGGGGCATTACTCTGAGCAAGCTGCTTCTGCACTGTGTAGGCAGATTGTGACTGTTGTTCATAATTGCCACTCCATGGGGGTGATGCACCGGGATCTCAAACCAGAAAATTTCCTTTTCCTCAGCACAGACGAGGACTCGGCGTTGAAGGCAACAGATTTTGGCCTGTCAGTCTTCTTCAAGCCAG GAGAAGTGTTCAATGACCTTGTTGGAAGTGCATATTATGTGGCTCCTGAAGTGTTGAGAAGAAGTTATGGAGCTGAGGCTGATATTTGGAGTGCTGGTGTGATACTTTACATTCTTCTTTGTGGGGTCCCACCTTTTCGAGGAG tgaACGACCGGAGTACTTTTTCTGCTATTCTTCGGGGACATGTTAACTTCTCATCTGATCCATGGCCTTCCATATCCCGCAGTGCCAAAGATCTTGTGAAGAAGATGCTATGGTCTGATCCTAAGGAACGACTTTCTGCTGTCGAAGTTCTAA ACCACCCATGGATGCGAGAAGATGGAGATGCATCTGACAGACCAATTGATATTGCTGTCTTGACAAGAATGAAGCAGTTCAGGGCAATGAATGAACTGAAAAAAATGGCATTGAAG GTGATTGCAGAAAATCTTTCTGAAGAGAAGATCATGGGGTTGAAAGAGATGTTCAAATCCATGGACACAGATAATAATGGAACTATCACTTTTGAAGAATTGAAAGTGGGTATTTCAAAACTCGGTACCAAGCTTTCTGAGTCTGAAGTTAGGCAATTGATGGAGACG GCTGATGTTGATAGAAATGGGACTATTGACTATACTGAGTTTATAACAGCCACAATGCACATGAATAGAATGGAGAAAGAAGACCACCTGTATACTGCCTTTCAGTATTTTGACAAGGACAAGAACGG GTACATCACACTGGAGGAATTGGAGCAAGCCTTGAAGGAGTATAACATGGTTGATGAGAACAAATTGAAAGAGATAATTGCAGAAGTTGACACTGACAAT GATGGAAGAATTAACTATGATGAGTTTGTAGTCATGATGAGAAAAAGGAATCCTGAGTTGGTCACTAACAGACGTCTCAAAAACCTTACAACGTAG
- the LOC122664293 gene encoding calcium-dependent protein kinase 1-like isoform X1: protein MGNCNGIQTEDNQLHPQSQAPPPTNDGLTVRLSEENPISLNQHERSLQPPTVVARTRSDIGRVLGRPMEDVRSTYIFDRELGRGQFGITYLVTHRETKEQYACKSIATRNLVSLDDIEGVRREVQIMHHLTGHCNIVELKGAYEDRRSVNLVMELCAGGELFDRIIAKGHYSEQAASALCRQIVTVVHNCHSMGVMHRDLKPENFLFLSTDEDSALKATDFGLSVFFKPGEVFNDLVGSAYYVAPEVLRRSYGAEADIWSAGVILYILLCGVPPFRGVNDRSTFSAILRGHVNFSSDPWPSISRSAKDLVKKMLWSDPKERLSAVEVLNHPWMREDGDASDRPIDIAVLTRMKQFRAMNELKKMALKVIAENLSEEKIMGLKEMFKSMDTDNNGTITFEELKVGISKLGTKLSESEVRQLMETADVDRNGTIDYTEFITATMHMNRMEKEDHLYTAFQYFDKDKNGYITLEELEQALKEYNMVDENKLKEIIAEVDTDNDGRINYDEFVVMMRKRNPELVTNRRLKNLTT, encoded by the exons ATGGGAAACTGCAACGGTATACAGACCGAGGACAATCAACTCCACCCACAATCACAAGCACCACCTCCGACTAATGACGGCCTCACTGTGCGGCTTTCTGAAGAAAATCCCATTTCACTGAACCAGCATGAACGGTCCCTGCAGCCACCAACGGTCGTTGCTCGTACTCGCTCAGACATCGGGCGCGTCCTTGGTCGTCCGATGGAAGATGTGCGATCTACATACATATTCGACCGTGAGCTTGGGCGTGGTCAGTTCGGGATTACCTATCTAGTCACTCACAGAGAGACGAAAGAGCAATACGCTTGTAAGTCGATCGCCACTCGAAATCTTGTGAGCCTTGACGACATCGAGGGCGTCCGTAGGGAGGTGCAGATCATGCACCACCTTACCGGTCACTGTAACATAGTGGAGTTGAAGGGGGCCTACGAGGATCGACGCTCGGTGAACTTGGTGATGGAGCTCTGTGCTGGTGGTGAGCTTTTCGATCGAATCATTGCCAAGGGGCATTACTCTGAGCAAGCTGCTTCTGCACTGTGTAGGCAGATTGTGACTGTTGTTCATAATTGCCACTCCATGGGGGTGATGCACCGGGATCTCAAACCAGAAAATTTCCTTTTCCTCAGCACAGACGAGGACTCGGCGTTGAAGGCAACAGATTTTGGCCTGTCAGTCTTCTTCAAGCCAG GAGAAGTGTTCAATGACCTTGTTGGAAGTGCATATTATGTGGCTCCTGAAGTGTTGAGAAGAAGTTATGGAGCTGAGGCTGATATTTGGAGTGCTGGTGTGATACTTTACATTCTTCTTTGTGGGGTCCCACCTTTTCGAGGAG tgaACGACCGGAGTACTTTTTCTGCTATTCTTCGGGGACATGTTAACTTCTCATCTGATCCATGGCCTTCCATATCCCGCAGTGCCAAAGATCTTGTGAAGAAGATGCTATGGTCTGATCCTAAGGAACGACTTTCTGCTGTCGAAGTTCTAA ACCACCCATGGATGCGAGAAGATGGAGATGCATCTGACAGACCAATTGATATTGCTGTCTTGACAAGAATGAAGCAGTTCAGGGCAATGAATGAACTGAAAAAAATGGCATTGAAG GTGATTGCAGAAAATCTTTCTGAAGAGAAGATCATGGGGTTGAAAGAGATGTTCAAATCCATGGACACAGATAATAATGGAACTATCACTTTTGAAGAATTGAAAGTGGGTATTTCAAAACTCGGTACCAAGCTTTCTGAGTCTGAAGTTAGGCAATTGATGGAGACG GCTGATGTTGATAGAAATGGGACTATTGACTATACTGAGTTTATAACAGCCACAATGCACATGAATAGAATGGAGAAAGAAGACCACCTGTATACTGCCTTTCAGTATTTTGACAAGGACAAGAACGG GTACATCACACTGGAGGAATTGGAGCAAGCCTTGAAGGAGTATAACATGGTTGATGAGAACAAATTGAAAGAGATAATTGCAGAAGTTGACACTGACAAT GATGGAAGAATTAACTATGATGAGTTTGTAGTCATGATGAGAAAAAGGAATCCTGAGTTGGTCACTAACAGACGTCTCAAAAACCTTACAACGTAG